A single Osmerus mordax isolate fOsmMor3 chromosome 7, fOsmMor3.pri, whole genome shotgun sequence DNA region contains:
- the tardbpa gene encoding TAR DNA binding protein, like isoform X3, with protein sequence MAELYIRVAEDENEEPMEIPSEDDGTVLLSTVAAQFPGACGLRYRSPASQCMRGVRLVEGVLHAPESDWGNLVYVVNYPKVGVILPDNKRKMDEMDAASAVKIKRGIQKTSDLIVLGLPWKTSEQDLKDYFSTFGEVIMVQIKRDVKTGNSKGFGFVRFTEYETQSKVISQRHMIDGRWCDCKLPNSKVGPDEPQRCRKIFVGRCTEDMTTDELRQFFMQYGEVTDVFIPKPFRAFAFVTFADDQVAQALCGEDLIIKGVSVHISNAEPKHNNRTLDMAGPGFHQIPERSQF encoded by the exons ATGGCAGAGTTATACATTCGCGTGGCCGAAGATGAAAACGAAGAACCCATGGAGATCCCATCTGAAGATGACGGGACAGTTTTGCTATCGACAGTAGCAGCGCAGTTCCCTGGTGCCTGCGGCCTACGTTACAGGAGCCCCGCGTCCCAGTGTATGCGAGGCGTTCGCCTTGTGGAGGGTGTTTTGCATGCTCCAGAGAGCGACTGGGGTAACTTGGTCTATGTCGTCAATTATCCCAAAG TTGGTGTGATCCTGCCAGATAACAAAAGAAAGATGGATGAAATGGACGCAGCCTCTGCCGTTAAGATCAAGAGGGGTATTCAGAAAACATCAGACTTGATTGTCCTTGGGTTACCGTGGAAGACGTCAGAGCAGGACCTGAAAGACTACTTCAGCACTTTCGGCGAGGTCATCATGGTGCAG ATTAAGAGGGATGTCAAGACTGGGAACTCGAAGGGCTTTGGATTCGTTCGTTTCACGGAGTATGAGACGCAGTCCAAAGTGATATCTCAGAGACACATGATTGATGGAAGATGGTGTGACTGCAAACTACCCAACTCTAAG GTGGGTCCCGACGAGCCCCAGCGCTGCCGCAAGATCTTTGTGGGTCGCTGCACTGAGGACATGACCACCGACGAGCTGAGGCAGTTCTTCATGCAGTACGGCGAGGTCACCGACGTGTTCATCCCCAAACCCTTCCGGGCGTTCGCCTTCGTCACCTTCGCCGATGACCAG GTGGCCCAGGCCCTGTGCGGAGAGGACCTGATCATCAAGGGAGTCAGCGTCCACATCTCCAACGCCGAGCCTAAGCACAACAACA GGACCTTGGACATGGCTGGCCCAGGTTTTCACCAGATCCCAGAGAGAAGTCAATTTTGA
- the tardbpa gene encoding TAR DNA binding protein, like isoform X2: MAELYIRVAEDENEEPMEIPSEDDGTVLLSTVAAQFPGACGLRYRSPASQCMRGVRLVEGVLHAPESDWGNLVYVVNYPKVGVILPDNKRKMDEMDAASAVKIKRGIQKTSDLIVLGLPWKTSEQDLKDYFSTFGEVIMVQIKRDVKTGNSKGFGFVRFTEYETQSKVISQRHMIDGRWCDCKLPNSKVGPDEPQRCRKIFVGRCTEDMTTDELRQFFMQYGEVTDVFIPKPFRAFAFVTFADDQFNNSFPISREEAHRWQQCSTDLNISTPLLMSKCFAIKEHSFTLHILCQTGPWTWLAQVFTRSQREVNFEDAEDWSLVHCWVGQDKTSVEKDGECLTPDKGPLHLTQNNPTDHHVEI; this comes from the exons ATGGCAGAGTTATACATTCGCGTGGCCGAAGATGAAAACGAAGAACCCATGGAGATCCCATCTGAAGATGACGGGACAGTTTTGCTATCGACAGTAGCAGCGCAGTTCCCTGGTGCCTGCGGCCTACGTTACAGGAGCCCCGCGTCCCAGTGTATGCGAGGCGTTCGCCTTGTGGAGGGTGTTTTGCATGCTCCAGAGAGCGACTGGGGTAACTTGGTCTATGTCGTCAATTATCCCAAAG TTGGTGTGATCCTGCCAGATAACAAAAGAAAGATGGATGAAATGGACGCAGCCTCTGCCGTTAAGATCAAGAGGGGTATTCAGAAAACATCAGACTTGATTGTCCTTGGGTTACCGTGGAAGACGTCAGAGCAGGACCTGAAAGACTACTTCAGCACTTTCGGCGAGGTCATCATGGTGCAG ATTAAGAGGGATGTCAAGACTGGGAACTCGAAGGGCTTTGGATTCGTTCGTTTCACGGAGTATGAGACGCAGTCCAAAGTGATATCTCAGAGACACATGATTGATGGAAGATGGTGTGACTGCAAACTACCCAACTCTAAG GTGGGTCCCGACGAGCCCCAGCGCTGCCGCAAGATCTTTGTGGGTCGCTGCACTGAGGACATGACCACCGACGAGCTGAGGCAGTTCTTCATGCAGTACGGCGAGGTCACCGACGTGTTCATCCCCAAACCCTTCCGGGCGTTCGCCTTCGTCACCTTCGCCGATGACCAG TTCAACAACTCTTTTCCAATTTCCCGGGAAGAAGCCCATCGTTGGCAGCAATGTTCGACCGATCTCAATATCAGTACCCCTCTTCTCATGTCTAAATGCTTTGCCATCAAAGAACACAGCTTCACTCTGCATATACTGTGTCAGACg GGACCTTGGACATGGCTGGCCCAGGTTTTCACCAGATCCCAGAGAGAAGTCAATTTTGAAGATGCTGAAGACTGGAGTTTGGTGCACTGTTGGGTGGGCCAAGACAAGACCTCagtggagaaggatggagaatgCCTTACACCTGACAAGGGACCCCTTCACCTCACTCAGAACAACCCCACGGACCACCATGTTGAAATTTAG
- the tardbpa gene encoding TAR DNA binding protein, like isoform X1 — MAELYIRVAEDENEEPMEIPSEDDGTVLLSTVAAQFPGACGLRYRSPASQCMRGVRLVEGVLHAPESDWGNLVYVVNYPKVGVILPDNKRKMDEMDAASAVKIKRGIQKTSDLIVLGLPWKTSEQDLKDYFSTFGEVIMVQIKRDVKTGNSKGFGFVRFTEYETQSKVISQRHMIDGRWCDCKLPNSKVGPDEPQRCRKIFVGRCTEDMTTDELRQFFMQYGEVTDVFIPKPFRAFAFVTFADDQVAQALCGEDLIIKGVSVHISNAEPKHNNSRQMMERGRFGTGGFGAQGYGSNRGGLGSSSSGVNFGTLSLNPAMMAAAQAALQSSWGMMGMLANQQGQTTTAGTTTATTRDQTYSSNSTSYSSPSSASLGWAAGTNSASGTGGFSSGFGTSMESKTSGWGM, encoded by the exons ATGGCAGAGTTATACATTCGCGTGGCCGAAGATGAAAACGAAGAACCCATGGAGATCCCATCTGAAGATGACGGGACAGTTTTGCTATCGACAGTAGCAGCGCAGTTCCCTGGTGCCTGCGGCCTACGTTACAGGAGCCCCGCGTCCCAGTGTATGCGAGGCGTTCGCCTTGTGGAGGGTGTTTTGCATGCTCCAGAGAGCGACTGGGGTAACTTGGTCTATGTCGTCAATTATCCCAAAG TTGGTGTGATCCTGCCAGATAACAAAAGAAAGATGGATGAAATGGACGCAGCCTCTGCCGTTAAGATCAAGAGGGGTATTCAGAAAACATCAGACTTGATTGTCCTTGGGTTACCGTGGAAGACGTCAGAGCAGGACCTGAAAGACTACTTCAGCACTTTCGGCGAGGTCATCATGGTGCAG ATTAAGAGGGATGTCAAGACTGGGAACTCGAAGGGCTTTGGATTCGTTCGTTTCACGGAGTATGAGACGCAGTCCAAAGTGATATCTCAGAGACACATGATTGATGGAAGATGGTGTGACTGCAAACTACCCAACTCTAAG GTGGGTCCCGACGAGCCCCAGCGCTGCCGCAAGATCTTTGTGGGTCGCTGCACTGAGGACATGACCACCGACGAGCTGAGGCAGTTCTTCATGCAGTACGGCGAGGTCACCGACGTGTTCATCCCCAAACCCTTCCGGGCGTTCGCCTTCGTCACCTTCGCCGATGACCAG GTGGCCCAGGCCCTGTGCGGAGAGGACCTGATCATCAAGGGAGTCAGCGTCCACATCTCCAACGCCGAGCCTAAGCACAACAACAGTAGGCAAATGATGGAGCGTGGGCGGTTTGGGACAGGAGGGTTCGGGGCTCAGGGCTACGGCAGCAACCGGGGGGGGCTAGGCAGCAGTAGCAGTGGGGTGAACTTCGGGACACTCAGCCTCAACCCGGCCATGATGGCCGCTGCTCAGGCAGCGCTGCAGAGCAGCTGGGGCATGATGGGAATGCTGGCTAACCAGCAGGGGCAGACCACCACGGCAGGCACCACCACTGCCACCACCAGAGACCAGACCTATAGCTCCAATAGCACCAGTTACAGTAGTCCCAGTTCAGCTAGTCTTGGGTGGGCTGCAGGCACCAACTCTGCCTCTGGCACTGGGGGCTTCAGTTCTGGCTTTGGCACCTCTATGGAGTCTAAGACGTCTGGGTGGGGAATGTAG